A window from Citrus sinensis cultivar Valencia sweet orange chromosome 5, DVS_A1.0, whole genome shotgun sequence encodes these proteins:
- the LOC127902142 gene encoding disease resistance protein RGA2-like produces the protein MVDAILSPILEQLTSMAVDEAKEQVRLVTGVGKEAEKLTRKLRTIQTVLHDAEKRQIKEETVRLWLDQLRDACYDMEDVLGEWNTARLKLQIDGVDDHENDALVPKKKVCSFFPAASCFGCKPFFLRRRIALKMKDINETLDDIAKQKAEFGFAVNVINSNERADPRVPSISLIDESEIFGRETQKNDLVNKLLCESSEEQKGPCVISLVGMGGIGKTTLAQLAYNNDDVKNHFEKRIWVCVSDPFDVFRIARAIIEALTGSAPNFGEFQSLMQHVQGCVEGKKFLLVLDDVWNKDYSKWGPFYNCLKNGLHGSKILITTRDETTAHIMKSTDIIPIDLLSEKECWSIFESLAFFGKSMEGCENLEKIGREIVGKCKGLPLAVKTIGSLLWSKNTEEEWQNILKSEIWEHKGIERGLLAPLLLSYNELPSKVKHCFSYCAVFPKDFEIWKYKLINLWMAQGYLNEKGNKEMEDIGEEYFNILASSSFFQEFKTDGDGKVYKCKMHDLVHDLAQFICRNECLTVKIHGGEESIMSSFEQKKVLHLMLTIDGGPSAPIAIWNNVKRMRRLRSLLVEGGDYSWSSKVLPQLFDKLTCLRALTLETHGGYNFIKEIPTNIEKLIHLKYLSLASQTGIKKLPETLCELYNLERLNITSCNHLRELPQGIGKLRKLMYLDNEGTSCLRYLPVGIGELINLRRVTKFVVGGGYDRACSLGSLKKLNLLRQCSICGLGGVSDAGEARRAELEKKKNLSDLELQFGHLRDGDEEQAGRRENEEDEDERLLEALGPLPNLKRLEIYQYRGRRNVVPKNWIMSLTNLRDLSLFWWRNCEHLPPLGKLPSLESLLIYGMESVKRVGNEFLGVESDTDGFSVIAFPKLKELTFDYMEELEEWDLGTAIKEEIIIMPRLSSLTIWSCRKLKALPDHVLQKSTLQKLEILWGCHILEERCRKETGEDWPKIRHIPYIHIF, from the coding sequence atGGTTGATGCGATCCTTTCCCCTATCTTGGAGCAGCTGACTTCAATGGCTGTCGATGAGGCAAAGGAACAAGTGAGGCTGGTAACGGGCGTCGGAAAGGAAGCGGAGAAGCTGACCCGCAAACTCCGAACCATTCAAACTGTGCTCCATGATGCTGAAAAAAGGCAAATAAAGGAGGAAACAGTCAGACTCTGGCTCGATCAACTCAGAGACGCATGTTACGACATGGAAGATGTGTTGGGTGAGTGGAACACTGCAAGGCTCAAACTGCAGATCGATGGAGTGGATGATCATGAGAATGATGCTCTCGTTCCGAAGAAGAAGGTATGTTCCTTCTTTCCTGCTGCCTCTTGCTTTGGCtgcaaacctttttttttacgtCGTCGCATTGCTCTCAAGATGAAAGACATCAATGAAACTCTTGATGATATTGCCAAACAAAAAGCCGAGTTTGGTTTTGCTGTGAATGTTATTAACAGTAATGAGAGAGCGGATCCACGAGTACCAAGTATCTCCTTAATTGATGAGTCCGAGATATTTGGTAGAGAAACACAGAAGAACGATCTGGTTAATAAGCTGTTATGTGAGAGTAGTGAAGAGCAGAAAGGCCCCTGTGTCATCTCACTTGTTGGGATGGGAGGCATAGGCAAAACTACTCTTGCTCAATTAGCCTACAACAacgatgatgttaaaaatcattttgagaaaaGAATATGGGTCTGTGTGTCAGACCCGTTTGATGTGTTCAGAATCGCCAGAGCAATCATTGAGGCTCTAACAGGTTCTGCCCCTAACTTTGGTGAGTTTCAATCTCTCATGCAACATGTTCAAGGATGTGTTGAAGGCaagaaatttcttcttgtcttAGACGACGTGTGGAATAAAGATTACTCTAAATGGGGACCATTCTACAATTGTTTAAAGAATGGTCTCCAtggaagtaaaattttaattactacACGTGATGAAACAACTGCCCATATTATGAAATCAACTGACATTATCCCAATTGATCTTTTGTCTGAAAAGGAATGCTGGTCAATATTTGAGTCATTAGCATTTTTCGGCAAGTCCATGGAGGGATGTgagaatttagaaaaaattggCCGAGAAATTGTAGGAAAATGCAAGGGCTTACCTTTAGCTGTAAAGACCATTGGTAGTCTTTTATGGTCTAAAAACACTGAAGAAGAATGGcagaatattttaaagagtGAGATATGGGAACACAAAGGGATTGAGAGAGGTCTATTGGCCCCTCTGTTGTTGAGTTACAATGAATTGCCCTCTAAGGTAAAACATTGTTTCTCATATTGTGCTGTTTTTCCGAAAGATTTCGAAATATGGAAATATAAGTTAATTAACCTATGGATGGCTCAAGGTTATCTTAATGAGAAAGGAAACAAAGAGATGGAGGACATAGGTGAAGAGTATTTCAACATTTTAGCTAGTAGTTCATTTTTTCAAGAGTTCAAAACAGATGGTGATGGTAAAGTCTATAAGTGCAAAATGCACGATTTAGTGCACGACCTTGCCCAATTTATATGCAGGAATGAATGTTTAACGGTGAAAATTCATGGTGGTGAAGAGTCAATTATGAGTTCCTTTGAGCAGAAAAAAGTTCTTCATTTAATGTTAACTATAGACGGGGGGCCTTCAGCCCCGATAGCCATTTGGAATAATGTTAAGAGAATGAGACGATTGCGTAGCCTCTTGGTTGAAGGTGGTGATTATTCATGGTCTAGCAAAGTTTTACCTCAATTATTTGACAAACTAACTTGTTTAAGGGCATTAACATTAGAGACGCATGGGGGTTATAATTTCATCAAAGAAATTCCaacaaatatagaaaaattgatACATCTGAAATACCTTAGTTTGGCCAGTCAAACggggataaaaaaattacccgAGACATTGTGTGAGTTATATAATTTAGAACGTTTAAACATTACTTCTTGCAATCATCTTAGAGAATTACCTCAAGGGATTGGGAAGTTAAGAAAGCTGATGTATTTAGACAATGAAGGCACTTCTTGTTTAAGATACTTGCCAGTAGGGATTGGGGAATTAATCAATCTTCGGAGAGTGACAAAGTTTGTTGTGGGTGGAGGGTATGACAGAGCATGTAGCCTTGGGTCTCTTAAAAAGCTTAACCTCCTTCGACAATGTAGTATATGTGGGCTGGGTGGTGTGTCAGATGCGGGGGAGGCTAGAAGGGctgaacttgagaaaaagaaaaatctttctGATTTGGAACTTCAGTTTGGTCATTTAAGAGATGGAGATGAAGAACAAGCTGGGAGGAGGGAGAATGAGGAGGATGAAGATGAACGGcttcttgaagccttgggaccACTTCCTAATTTAAAGAGGTTAGAGATATATCAATACAGAGGGAGGAGGAATGTTGTTCCCAAAAACTGGATCATGTCACTAACAAATTTAAGGGATTTATCTCTCTTCTGGTGGAGAAATTGCGAGCATTTGCCTCCTTTGGGAAAATTGCCATCCCTTGAATCTCTTCTTATTTATGGAATGGAAAGTGTGAAAAGAGTGGGTAATGAATTTCTGGGAGTAGAAAGTGATACGGATGGCTTCTCAGTTATTGCCTTTCCCAAATTGAAAGAGCTGACATTTGATTATATGGAAGAACTGGAAGAGTGGGATCTCGGGACTGCAATAAAGGAAGAAATCATAATCATGCCACGTCTTTCTTCCTTGACTATTTGGAGTTGCCGTAAATTAAAAGCACTGCCCGATCACGTTCTTCAGAAGTCAACGCTCCAGAAATTGGAGATTTTGTGGGGATGTCATATTTTAGAAGAACGTTGCAGAAAGGAGACAGGAGAGGACTGGCCTAAGATACGCCACATTCCCTACATCCACATTTTCTGA